A window from Litorilinea aerophila encodes these proteins:
- a CDS encoding carbohydrate ABC transporter permease: protein MSVKTKRRLNRVLLWVVITVMGIWMLFPFYWAAISSLKSEAMLAMTPTTFLPRDPATQQFTIYTRNYQAVFTNQAFLRAIVNSAIVAISVTLLSLAIGSFAGFALGKLRYRGKTGTLYVILAMTMFPAIAVLTGLYAMITNLGIPPIPSMIITYMLFTLPFTAWVLTSFFRELPTEIFQSAQVDGASPFQTFYMIMLPLTAPAMVTTGLLAFIGAWNEYLFALTFTSVAPNARTLPVIIANFPSQFSMQIPFGEIMAAGIVSSLPLIALVFIFQRRIVAGLTAGAVKG, encoded by the coding sequence ATGAGCGTTAAGACAAAGCGTCGCCTCAATCGGGTGCTGTTGTGGGTCGTGATCACTGTGATGGGGATCTGGATGCTCTTCCCCTTCTATTGGGCAGCGATTTCTTCCCTGAAGTCGGAAGCGATGCTGGCCATGACGCCGACCACCTTCCTGCCGCGGGATCCTGCCACTCAGCAATTCACCATTTACACGCGCAACTATCAGGCCGTTTTCACCAACCAGGCCTTTTTGCGGGCCATCGTGAACAGCGCCATCGTGGCCATTTCGGTGACGTTGCTGTCCCTCGCCATCGGCTCCTTCGCCGGGTTTGCACTGGGGAAGTTACGCTATCGGGGAAAGACGGGAACCCTCTACGTGATTCTGGCCATGACCATGTTCCCGGCCATTGCCGTTTTGACCGGGCTTTACGCCATGATTACGAATCTGGGCATTCCGCCCATCCCCAGTATGATCATCACCTACATGCTCTTTACGCTGCCCTTCACGGCCTGGGTGCTCACCTCGTTCTTCCGAGAGCTGCCAACGGAGATATTTCAGTCGGCCCAGGTGGATGGCGCATCGCCCTTCCAGACCTTCTACATGATCATGTTGCCCCTCACGGCGCCAGCCATGGTGACCACGGGGCTCCTGGCCTTTATCGGCGCCTGGAATGAATATCTCTTTGCCTTGACCTTTACATCGGTGGCTCCCAATGCCCGCACACTGCCGGTCATCATCGCCAATTTCCCGTCCCAGTTTTCCATGCAGATTCCCTTTGGCGAGATCATGGCCGCGGGCATCGTTTCCAGCCTTCCGCTGATCGCCCTGGTCTTTATCTTCCAGCGCCGCATTGTGGCCGGCCTGACCGCAGGCGCCGTCAAGGGGTGA
- a CDS encoding WecB/TagA/CpsF family glycosyltransferase: MTPDTVAWPSVRILDVEVHRVDFPQTLAQIARWVEAPGPDAHVRQICTVNPEYVMAARRHGAFAAALQRADLRVPDGVGILWAARLLGAPMKERVTGSDGLYRICEQAARRGWRVFLLGAGPGVAERAASRLQACYPALAVVGTYSGSPAPAEWPAIRQRLEAARPDILFVAFGHPRQDLWIDSHRGELPVKVAMGVGGALDFAAGVRPRAPRRLQQLGLEWLYRLLREPWRWRRMLALPQFALLVLGQSLRQRLAGGEPGR; this comes from the coding sequence ATGACCCCAGACACCGTTGCCTGGCCCAGCGTCCGCATCCTGGATGTGGAAGTCCACCGGGTGGACTTCCCCCAGACCCTGGCTCAGATCGCCCGCTGGGTGGAAGCCCCCGGGCCGGATGCCCACGTCCGCCAGATCTGCACGGTCAACCCGGAGTATGTGATGGCGGCCCGACGCCATGGGGCTTTTGCCGCGGCGCTACAGCGGGCCGACCTGCGGGTCCCCGATGGCGTGGGTATCCTGTGGGCGGCCCGACTTTTGGGCGCGCCCATGAAGGAGCGGGTGACCGGCTCCGATGGGCTCTATCGGATCTGTGAGCAGGCAGCCCGGAGAGGCTGGCGGGTATTCCTGCTGGGCGCCGGGCCTGGCGTTGCGGAACGGGCGGCGAGTCGCCTTCAGGCCTGTTACCCGGCGCTGGCGGTGGTGGGTACCTACAGCGGCAGCCCGGCCCCGGCAGAGTGGCCTGCTATCCGGCAGCGGCTGGAAGCGGCCCGGCCGGACATTCTCTTTGTGGCCTTTGGCCATCCCCGCCAGGACCTATGGATTGACAGCCACCGGGGGGAATTGCCGGTGAAAGTGGCCATGGGGGTGGGCGGTGCGCTGGACTTTGCCGCCGGGGTTCGCCCGCGCGCGCCCCGGCGACTACAGCAGTTGGGGCTGGAGTGGCTCTATCGTCTCCTCCGGGAGCCCTGGCGCTGGCGCCGGATGCTGGCCCTGCCCCAATTTGCCCTGCTCGTCCTGGGGCAGAGCCTGAGGCAAAGGCTGGCTGGTGGCGAACCAGGCCGCTAG
- a CDS encoding glycosyltransferase family 4 protein, with amino-acid sequence MSSATRPWPMQIGIDASRAVRCRRTGTEQYARSVIDHLLALPQAAHHTWRLYLPPPQDGFTAPPPARWAAAEQRVLPGRRLWTHRSLAREIRQRRPDVLFVPSHVIPWLWPSRLLPAAVVTVHDLGYHYFPQAHPLFQRLYLQVSTRWNVRVASRVIAVSQATAQDLVRLYGVEPGRIRVIHEAPMPLPPASPAQQEAVRRRYGLVRPYALYVGTLQPRKNLARLVEAYARLWQQQPVPWDLVLAGGEGWLHRELQRLVERAGLAGHIHLTGYVPQAELPALLQGAYFFCFPSLFEGFGLPVLEAQSCGVPVMSANRSALPEIAGDAALYVDPMDVDAMAEAMLQLSQDEALRQRLIQAGYANVRRFSWEKAARETLAVLEEAASRG; translated from the coding sequence ATGAGTTCGGCTACCCGCCCCTGGCCCATGCAGATCGGGATTGACGCCTCCCGGGCAGTGCGCTGCCGGCGGACGGGCACGGAACAGTACGCCCGCTCGGTCATCGATCATCTGCTGGCCCTTCCCCAGGCCGCCCACCACACCTGGCGCCTCTACCTCCCGCCCCCCCAGGACGGTTTCACCGCGCCGCCCCCGGCCCGTTGGGCTGCCGCCGAACAGCGGGTACTGCCGGGCCGACGACTCTGGACCCATCGCTCCCTGGCCCGGGAGATCCGCCAACGGCGTCCGGATGTCCTCTTCGTGCCCAGCCACGTGATCCCGTGGCTCTGGCCATCCCGCCTTCTGCCGGCCGCGGTGGTGACGGTCCATGACCTGGGCTACCACTATTTTCCCCAGGCGCATCCCCTGTTCCAGCGCCTCTACCTGCAGGTCAGCACCCGCTGGAACGTGCGGGTGGCCAGCCGGGTCATCGCGGTGAGCCAGGCCACAGCCCAGGATCTCGTCCGCCTGTATGGCGTGGAGCCGGGACGGATTCGGGTCATCCACGAAGCGCCCATGCCCCTGCCCCCGGCCTCACCGGCCCAACAGGAAGCGGTCCGCCGGCGGTACGGCCTGGTCCGGCCCTACGCCCTGTACGTGGGGACCCTCCAGCCTCGCAAGAACCTGGCCCGGCTGGTGGAGGCCTACGCCCGCCTGTGGCAACAACAGCCCGTCCCCTGGGACCTGGTATTGGCCGGCGGAGAAGGCTGGCTTCACCGGGAGCTGCAGCGCCTGGTAGAGAGGGCGGGCCTGGCTGGACACATCCATCTGACCGGCTACGTGCCCCAGGCGGAGCTGCCTGCCCTGTTGCAAGGAGCCTACTTCTTCTGTTTTCCGTCGCTGTTTGAAGGTTTTGGGTTGCCTGTGCTGGAAGCACAAAGCTGTGGAGTGCCTGTGATGAGCGCCAATCGTTCTGCCCTGCCGGAGATTGCGGGCGACGCCGCCCTGTACGTGGATCCCATGGACGTGGATGCCATGGCCGAGGCCATGCTCCAGTTGAGCCAGGACGAGGCCCTGCGGCAACGCCTAATCCAGGCGGGGTATGCCAACGTCCGACGATTTTCGTGGGAGAAGGCCGCCCGGGAGACGCTGGCCGTGCTGGAAGAGGCGGCCAGCCGTGGTTAA
- a CDS encoding L-threonylcarbamoyladenylate synthase — protein sequence MTTQILPISDPAARSRAHALIQDHQVIAAPTDTVYGLMCRYDSAAAIEQLYVVKNRPPQKAIPVLIADEEQLDLLVAPPLPPVARFLMARFWPGALTLILAARPHLPAILTAGQPTVAVRMPDHDLLRELMRQTGPLAATSANLSGQPEAHSAEEVLALLPHGIPLILADTPESGREEGPPSTIVDVSGPATARPAILRVGPIADAINRALDEFGYPPLAHADRD from the coding sequence ATGACGACCCAAATCTTACCCATCTCTGATCCGGCGGCCCGTTCCCGGGCCCATGCCCTGATCCAGGACCATCAGGTCATTGCCGCGCCCACGGACACGGTCTACGGGCTCATGTGCCGCTATGACAGCGCGGCGGCCATCGAACAGCTCTACGTGGTCAAGAATCGACCGCCCCAGAAGGCCATCCCGGTGCTGATTGCGGATGAGGAGCAGCTGGATCTGCTGGTGGCCCCGCCACTGCCGCCTGTGGCCCGCTTTTTGATGGCCCGCTTCTGGCCGGGCGCGCTGACCCTCATCCTGGCTGCCCGTCCCCACCTGCCGGCCATCTTGACCGCCGGCCAGCCCACCGTGGCAGTGCGCATGCCCGACCACGACTTGCTGCGTGAACTCATGCGCCAGACCGGCCCCCTGGCAGCCACCAGCGCCAACCTCAGCGGCCAGCCGGAAGCCCACAGCGCGGAGGAGGTGCTGGCCCTGTTGCCCCACGGCATCCCCCTGATCCTGGCCGATACGCCGGAATCCGGGCGGGAGGAAGGGCCGCCCAGCACCATCGTGGATGTGAGCGGGCCGGCCACGGCGCGGCCAGCCATCCTGCGGGTGGGCCCCATTGCCGACGCCATCAACCGGGCCCTGGATGAGTTCGGCTACCCGCCCCTGGCCCATGCAGATCGGGATTGA
- the solA gene encoding N-methyl-L-tryptophan oxidase, with amino-acid sequence MKPGYDVIVIGAGSMGSAAAYHLARDGRRVLLVEQFQVGHTRGSSHGGSRIIRYTHDQVDHARLMPATFALWQQLEEESGERLLQLTGGLYLGAADNAFVAACRTALETLNFPYRLLDHQELGRTYPQFRLPAGWIGLYQEQTGILAASRAVQVMVREAVRHGAELREKTRVQSVTPAGTGVTVHLAGPQGDEVVQAEQAILAAGPWASTFLRTLLDFPIPLRVTHQQVAYFRAGRPEDFAVGQFPVFIVGEDPHFYGFPIFERPGTVKVALEQDVRTVDPDQEGTEDPAMTAELSGLIARHLPGLNAKPELVEICRYTETPNRAFIIDRHPTFPQILIAAGFSGRGFKHAIAVGRLLADLSAAAPGVYDSPFWLDEFRLSRFQASQEAAV; translated from the coding sequence GTGAAACCGGGGTACGACGTGATCGTCATTGGCGCCGGCAGTATGGGGAGCGCCGCCGCCTACCACCTGGCCCGGGATGGACGCCGGGTGCTGTTGGTGGAACAATTCCAAGTCGGCCACACCCGCGGCAGCAGCCACGGCGGCAGCCGCATCATCCGCTACACCCACGACCAGGTGGACCATGCCCGGCTGATGCCGGCTACCTTTGCCCTCTGGCAACAGCTAGAGGAAGAAAGCGGCGAACGGCTGTTGCAGCTCACCGGCGGCCTCTATCTGGGCGCTGCCGACAACGCCTTTGTGGCCGCCTGTCGGACAGCCCTGGAGACGCTGAACTTCCCCTATCGGCTGCTGGATCACCAGGAACTGGGCCGGACCTATCCCCAGTTCCGACTGCCAGCGGGCTGGATCGGCCTCTACCAGGAACAGACGGGCATCCTGGCCGCCAGCCGGGCCGTCCAGGTCATGGTCCGGGAAGCGGTGCGCCATGGCGCCGAACTGCGGGAAAAAACCCGGGTCCAGTCTGTCACCCCGGCCGGCACAGGCGTGACAGTCCACCTGGCCGGTCCCCAGGGAGACGAGGTGGTACAGGCCGAGCAGGCCATCCTGGCCGCCGGCCCCTGGGCCAGTACCTTCTTGCGAACCTTGCTCGACTTCCCGATCCCCCTGCGGGTGACCCACCAACAGGTGGCTTACTTCCGGGCCGGACGGCCGGAAGACTTTGCTGTGGGACAGTTCCCCGTCTTCATCGTCGGCGAGGATCCCCATTTCTACGGCTTCCCCATCTTCGAGCGACCGGGCACGGTCAAGGTCGCCCTGGAGCAGGATGTCCGCACGGTGGACCCCGACCAGGAGGGGACGGAGGACCCGGCCATGACAGCCGAACTCAGCGGCCTGATCGCCCGCCATTTACCGGGCCTGAATGCGAAACCGGAACTGGTGGAGATCTGTCGCTACACAGAAACGCCCAACCGCGCGTTCATCATCGACCGGCATCCCACATTCCCCCAAATCCTGATCGCCGCGGGGTTCAGCGGACGGGGCTTCAAACATGCCATCGCGGTGGGTCGTCTCCTGGCAGACCTCAGCGCTGCGGCTCCCGGCGTCTACGACAGTCCCTTCTGGCTGGATGAGTTCCGGCTGTCCCGCTTCCAGGCCAGCCAGGAGGCAGCCGTTTAG
- a CDS encoding SH3 domain-containing protein, translating to MTKEPSSENWQLQESDDADDRWKLQESEQKALGQWELQQLEAPSRDWQPVEYAREPEPRRNWLLPAVVVVALLAVLAYGAFMLWPRLFPATPEQTPAALTPAPAQETAVQAETTPGGVTPEAVPTQAPAVTAPTAVPTQPPQPTPPPPTPATVEVEFATVISPVGVNARQAPDTNAEVLRILLEGERYLVLGTAGADNSWLELFLNETPLAEGQTISGTVAYAAADFLAREPDALPAPVYDAVLAYLGRTPTAEVPAEIAAPEATPETPLAETGAEPVGLTVTVSVTAGLNARSAPSTESEIIQLLENGTTLTPVARSADGQWVQVVLDGGREAWLFREFLTTNGDLDALPIAGAGAEVAPTPALTTTAPVASSQVITTGFVPPAPFTNTYSVDAPVVAVTSAGGVNARATPSTEASVITQIPQGAALTAVGRSADDAWIQIQLPGGATAWVARAVVLSTPAVNGLPVVEPSAAAPAVPAPTPTPAPSAGTPTATVRLGLLAIYDSPGVGQQVVEYVSIGAVLSALGRNEAGDWIQVQSSEGTPGWVPANAVELSVPVETLPVVQ from the coding sequence ATGACCAAAGAACCCTCATCCGAAAACTGGCAACTCCAGGAAAGCGACGACGCCGACGACCGTTGGAAGTTGCAGGAATCGGAGCAAAAAGCCCTGGGCCAGTGGGAACTTCAACAGCTGGAAGCTCCCTCGCGGGACTGGCAGCCTGTGGAATATGCCCGGGAGCCAGAACCGCGACGGAACTGGCTGCTGCCGGCCGTGGTGGTGGTGGCCCTGCTCGCGGTCCTGGCCTATGGCGCATTCATGTTGTGGCCCCGTCTGTTCCCGGCAACACCAGAACAGACGCCTGCCGCACTCACCCCCGCACCTGCCCAGGAGACAGCCGTCCAGGCGGAGACTACCCCAGGCGGCGTGACTCCAGAAGCGGTGCCCACCCAGGCGCCAGCCGTTACGGCCCCCACGGCGGTGCCGACGCAGCCGCCGCAACCTACCCCGCCACCGCCCACCCCGGCCACGGTCGAAGTGGAGTTCGCCACGGTGATCAGCCCGGTGGGCGTCAATGCCCGCCAGGCGCCGGATACCAACGCCGAGGTGTTGCGCATTCTGTTGGAAGGGGAGCGCTACCTGGTTCTGGGCACGGCCGGTGCGGATAACAGCTGGCTGGAGCTCTTCCTGAACGAGACGCCCCTGGCCGAAGGACAGACCATCTCTGGCACGGTGGCTTACGCAGCGGCCGATTTCCTGGCCCGAGAGCCCGATGCCCTGCCCGCGCCCGTCTACGACGCGGTGTTGGCCTACCTGGGGCGGACACCCACGGCTGAGGTTCCGGCCGAAATCGCTGCCCCCGAGGCTACCCCAGAGACTCCGCTCGCTGAAACGGGGGCCGAACCGGTGGGGCTGACCGTCACCGTCAGTGTCACCGCCGGGCTCAACGCCCGCTCCGCCCCCAGCACAGAGAGCGAGATCATCCAGCTGTTGGAGAACGGCACCACCCTGACACCGGTGGCCCGTTCGGCCGATGGCCAATGGGTCCAGGTGGTGTTGGACGGCGGGCGCGAGGCGTGGCTCTTCCGGGAGTTCCTGACCACGAACGGCGACCTGGATGCCCTGCCCATCGCCGGGGCCGGGGCAGAAGTGGCGCCGACGCCGGCCCTGACCACTACTGCACCGGTGGCGTCGTCACAGGTGATCACCACCGGGTTTGTGCCGCCGGCGCCCTTCACCAACACCTATTCGGTGGATGCACCTGTGGTGGCGGTGACCAGCGCCGGTGGGGTCAACGCCCGGGCCACACCCAGCACAGAGGCTTCCGTCATCACCCAGATCCCCCAGGGCGCGGCCCTGACCGCCGTGGGGCGCTCGGCGGATGATGCCTGGATTCAGATTCAGCTGCCAGGCGGCGCTACCGCCTGGGTCGCCAGGGCTGTGGTGCTGTCTACGCCGGCCGTCAACGGGCTGCCGGTGGTGGAGCCAAGCGCAGCGGCACCCGCCGTGCCCGCGCCCACGCCCACACCCGCCCCGTCCGCCGGAACGCCCACCGCAACCGTGCGCCTGGGCCTGCTGGCCATCTACGACTCACCGGGCGTGGGACAGCAGGTGGTGGAGTACGTCAGCATCGGCGCCGTGCTGTCGGCCTTGGGGCGGAACGAGGCCGGCGACTGGATCCAGGTCCAGTCCAGCGAGGGGACGCCGGGCTGGGTACCGGCCAACGCGGTGGAGTTGAGCGTTCCTGTGGAAACCCTCCCGGTGGTGCAGTAG
- a CDS encoding carbon-nitrogen family hydrolase, whose product MSSNSQLTITLVQMDCRLGEPDENFARAAAFVAEAARRGSQLVVLPELWSTAYDLEHGERHAAPLARSPEAEGWFGRFAGLARDHGVWLCGSLLERGEDGRLYNCMPCYRPDGSLAGAYRKIHLFRLMEEEVYLAPGPEPVLLELPWGKTGLAICYDLRFPELFRRYALAGARLLILPAEWPHPRREHWRTLLRARAIENQCFVAACNRVGHSKGTDFFGASAVIDPWGATLVEGGEIETLLTVTVNLDLVDAVRKRIPVFADRRPELYAL is encoded by the coding sequence ATGTCATCCAACAGCCAACTGACCATTACCCTGGTTCAAATGGATTGTCGACTGGGAGAGCCGGACGAGAATTTCGCCCGGGCAGCGGCGTTTGTGGCCGAAGCCGCCCGCCGGGGCAGCCAGCTGGTGGTGCTGCCCGAGCTGTGGAGCACCGCTTATGACCTGGAACACGGGGAACGCCATGCCGCCCCGCTGGCCCGGTCTCCCGAGGCAGAAGGCTGGTTCGGTCGCTTTGCTGGGCTGGCTCGGGACCATGGGGTCTGGCTTTGTGGCTCTCTGTTGGAGCGTGGGGAAGACGGCCGCCTCTACAACTGCATGCCCTGCTATCGGCCGGATGGCTCCCTGGCCGGCGCCTACCGCAAAATTCACCTCTTCCGGCTCATGGAGGAAGAGGTCTACCTGGCGCCGGGGCCAGAGCCCGTGCTCCTGGAGCTACCGTGGGGAAAGACCGGCCTGGCCATCTGCTACGACCTCCGCTTTCCAGAGCTCTTCCGGCGCTACGCCCTGGCCGGGGCCCGGCTCCTGATCCTCCCCGCCGAATGGCCCCACCCCCGGCGGGAGCACTGGCGGACCCTGCTGCGGGCCCGGGCCATTGAAAATCAGTGCTTCGTGGCCGCGTGCAACCGGGTCGGCCACAGCAAGGGAACCGACTTCTTCGGCGCCTCCGCCGTCATCGACCCCTGGGGGGCGACCCTGGTGGAAGGGGGCGAGATCGAGACCCTGCTGACGGTGACCGTGAACCTGGACCTGGTGGATGCGGTGCGGAAGCGGATCCCCGTGTTCGCCGATCGGCGGCCCGAACTCTACGCGCTTTAA
- the xpt gene encoding xanthine phosphoribosyltransferase, whose amino-acid sequence MKALIERIRCEGRNLGQGILKVDGFINHQLDPALTVEMGREFARRFAQAGVTGITRVITAEVSGIAPALTTGLALGVPVLYARKTRPITMANGVYRAEAPSHTKGGMVELMVSPEYLHPHDRVIIIDDFLASGKTIAALADLVQQCGATLCGIGCVIEKSFEEGRARLAYLNVPIVSLAVIESMEGDQIQVREWEGAVSR is encoded by the coding sequence GTGAAAGCGCTGATCGAACGTATCCGGTGTGAAGGACGCAACCTGGGGCAGGGGATCCTCAAGGTCGACGGTTTCATCAATCACCAGCTGGACCCGGCCCTGACGGTGGAGATGGGGCGTGAGTTTGCCCGTCGGTTTGCCCAGGCCGGCGTTACCGGCATTACCCGGGTCATCACCGCGGAGGTGAGCGGCATTGCGCCGGCGCTGACCACAGGGCTGGCCCTGGGGGTTCCGGTCCTCTACGCCCGCAAGACCCGGCCCATCACCATGGCCAACGGCGTCTACCGGGCGGAGGCCCCCAGCCACACCAAAGGGGGCATGGTGGAGCTCATGGTTTCGCCCGAATATCTCCACCCCCACGACCGGGTGATCATCATCGACGACTTCTTAGCCAGCGGCAAGACCATCGCCGCGCTGGCCGACCTGGTCCAACAATGTGGCGCCACCCTGTGCGGCATCGGCTGTGTCATCGAGAAGAGCTTTGAAGAGGGGCGGGCGCGGCTGGCCTACCTCAACGTACCCATCGTGAGCCTGGCGGTCATCGAGAGCATGGAGGGGGACCAGATCCAGGTTCGGGAGTGGGAAGGCGCGGTCAGCCGTTAA
- a CDS encoding glycosyltransferase, translating into MKLLFVSAQLAGHLDWGGYLPTALVLKHRQHQVLWASGPAIQPAVEAAGLPFHPLTETGWRWPPPPPIRPEELGQSPEERQWARQMRALDQWLEEERVAQATQELLALVEQFRPDVIVGEMFMAAAALAAERTQTPFVVAGWPAPAPGGPRTDAASPALAEAQARVQRLLDRFGVPGHNWTLQGAPAITSPHLHISYWSPGWFQGVSLGSQTRHVGGRVPWDPASGPPPPPADLPSPEDAPWVFITLGTSFNRDPNFFLAAAHAAVELGCLPLLAVGEPPQTPWVAQMRGRLPQTAVVRGRLDFRAVLPHVAAAIHHGGAGTTHALVIHGIPQIVVPHAGDQWRQAAGVMRTGVGLHIPAREVTIPRLVEGLAALLPDRSPYRERALACQAEFARLGGVPRAADLLEALGPAAGRP; encoded by the coding sequence ATGAAGCTGCTGTTTGTTTCGGCCCAGTTGGCCGGCCACCTGGATTGGGGTGGCTATCTGCCCACGGCGCTGGTGTTGAAACATCGCCAGCATCAGGTGCTCTGGGCCAGCGGCCCGGCCATCCAGCCTGCGGTGGAAGCAGCTGGCCTGCCCTTTCATCCCCTGACGGAAACGGGCTGGCGATGGCCGCCGCCCCCGCCCATCCGACCAGAGGAGTTGGGACAAAGTCCTGAGGAAAGGCAATGGGCCCGGCAGATGCGGGCCCTGGACCAGTGGCTGGAAGAGGAACGGGTGGCGCAGGCGACCCAGGAGCTCCTGGCGTTGGTGGAGCAGTTCCGGCCGGATGTGATCGTCGGCGAGATGTTCATGGCCGCAGCCGCACTCGCAGCCGAGCGGACGCAGACGCCTTTCGTGGTGGCCGGATGGCCGGCGCCCGCGCCTGGAGGGCCTCGGACCGACGCCGCCAGCCCTGCCCTGGCCGAAGCCCAGGCTCGGGTCCAGCGCCTGTTGGATCGATTCGGCGTGCCCGGCCACAACTGGACGCTCCAGGGGGCGCCAGCCATCACCTCGCCCCACCTGCACATCAGCTACTGGAGCCCAGGCTGGTTCCAGGGCGTGTCCCTGGGCTCCCAGACTCGCCACGTGGGTGGGCGCGTCCCCTGGGACCCTGCGTCCGGGCCACCGCCCCCGCCGGCCGACCTGCCGTCGCCGGAAGATGCGCCCTGGGTCTTCATCACCCTGGGCACCTCCTTCAACCGGGATCCCAACTTTTTCCTGGCAGCCGCCCACGCTGCCGTTGAGCTGGGCTGTCTTCCCTTGCTGGCCGTGGGGGAACCACCCCAGACGCCTTGGGTGGCCCAGATGCGAGGCCGGCTTCCCCAGACGGCCGTCGTGCGGGGGCGTCTGGACTTTCGGGCTGTATTGCCCCACGTGGCGGCGGCCATTCACCATGGCGGTGCCGGCACCACCCACGCCCTGGTCATCCACGGCATCCCACAGATCGTGGTTCCCCACGCCGGTGACCAGTGGCGGCAGGCGGCCGGCGTCATGCGCACGGGGGTAGGGCTCCACATCCCGGCCCGGGAAGTGACCATCCCCCGGCTGGTGGAAGGGCTGGCCGCGCTGTTGCCCGACCGTTCACCCTATCGAGAACGTGCCCTGGCCTGCCAGGCCGAGTTCGCTCGTCTGGGCGGCGTGCCCCGGGCTGCGGATCTGCTGGAAGCCCTTGGCCCGGCCGCTGGAAGGCCCTGA
- a CDS encoding bifunctional riboflavin kinase/FAD synthetase, translating to MPATARANDERAHMQIFTDVRTVRLNEPLYLTIGNFDGIHRGHQALLRQLQAVAQHAHTGPSARTGLLTFDPHPLRVLRPEVPHKLLTTPQERLLLAGALGIDYGILQPFTLELAGLTPREFMTLLKTHLALAGLVVGPDFALGRGRSGNIQVLQALGQELGYTVTVIEPVDWQGQPVRSSHIRQLLSEGQVAEAAQQLGRWYHVSGTVEEGDRRGRQLGIPTANVRTPPEKLLPADGVYATRTHVHRPGASQAFDSVTNLGLRPTVDGLHRRLETHLLDFPPAGQSDNLYGLTVTVEFIARLRGEQRFASLDALVAQIHADIALARTVLAQEPAGDLPLATALIPAGTGPESSR from the coding sequence TTGCCCGCCACGGCGCGGGCCAATGACGAGCGAGCCCACATGCAGATCTTCACCGATGTGCGCACGGTTCGGCTAAATGAACCGTTGTACCTGACCATCGGCAACTTCGATGGCATCCACCGGGGCCATCAGGCCCTCCTGCGCCAGCTCCAGGCCGTGGCGCAGCATGCCCACACTGGCCCGTCGGCCCGCACCGGCCTGCTCACCTTCGACCCACACCCGCTGCGGGTGCTTCGACCTGAAGTGCCCCACAAACTCCTGACTACGCCCCAGGAACGGCTGCTCCTGGCCGGCGCCCTGGGCATCGACTACGGCATCCTCCAGCCTTTCACCCTGGAGCTGGCCGGGCTGACTCCCCGAGAGTTCATGACCCTGCTCAAAACCCACCTGGCCCTGGCCGGCCTGGTGGTGGGCCCCGATTTCGCCCTGGGCCGGGGACGCAGCGGCAACATCCAGGTCTTGCAGGCCCTGGGCCAGGAGCTGGGATACACCGTAACCGTCATCGAGCCGGTGGACTGGCAGGGCCAGCCTGTGCGCAGCAGCCACATTCGCCAACTGCTGAGCGAAGGACAGGTGGCCGAAGCGGCCCAGCAGCTGGGCCGCTGGTACCACGTCAGCGGAACCGTGGAGGAGGGTGACCGGCGGGGGCGCCAGCTGGGCATCCCCACGGCCAATGTACGCACACCGCCGGAGAAATTGCTGCCGGCCGACGGCGTCTACGCGACCCGCACCCATGTCCATCGGCCAGGCGCGTCCCAGGCCTTCGACAGCGTGACCAACCTGGGCCTCCGCCCTACCGTGGATGGACTCCACCGCCGGCTGGAAACCCACCTGCTGGACTTTCCGCCCGCCGGCCAATCTGACAACCTCTACGGGCTGACCGTCACGGTGGAGTTCATTGCCCGCCTGCGGGGCGAGCAGCGCTTCGCCAGCCTGGATGCACTGGTGGCCCAGATCCATGCCGACATCGCGCTCGCCCGGACGGTATTGGCCCAGGAGCCGGCAGGCGACCTGCCCCTGGCCACGGCCCTGATCCCGGCAGGGACCGGCCCAGAGTCGTCCCGCTGA